A part of Sebastes umbrosus isolate fSebUmb1 chromosome 21, fSebUmb1.pri, whole genome shotgun sequence genomic DNA contains:
- the waca gene encoding WW domain-containing adapter protein with coiled-coil isoform X3, whose product MRDSSDVTPPCKMLRRSDSPENKHIDSTGHNRAKAVHTHRARDRDGGTSYSPQENSHNHSSLHSSNSHSNPSKTSDTHHEPGDDWSEHISSSGKKYYYNCRTEVSQWEKPKEWLEREQRQKEATKTAVVNSFPKDRDYRREAMQASAPPGFTAAKSAQVEKPTATHATQSHSSSSGSGSLNPSSGPPGSSASTVPVSPVLQSPVPPLLQDPTLLRQLLPALQTALQLNNASVDMAKINEVLTAAVTQASLQSMLHKILTAGPSAFNITTILSQAAQLSSQAAQQSNQSPMSLTSDASSPRSYVSPRISTPQTNAGPHKPLLSTQPVISQSKVSTQAGKQASHSQPTSQQSLSIDKQHSHHDATTASPRTLHRQGSQRSPSPGPNHVSSSSNASNSASAPSAASASRPSCTFTPALAAHFNENLIKHVQGWPAEHAEKQASRLREEAHTMGSICMSENCTELKNLRSLVRVCEIQATLREQRILFLRQQIKELEKLKNQNSFMV is encoded by the exons ATGCGAGACTCGTcagatgtcactcctccctgcaAAATGCTCAGGAGGTCTGACAGccctgaaaacaaacacatcgACAGCACAGGGCACAACAGAGCAAAGGCTGTCCATACGCACCGGGCCAGAGACAGGGATGGAG gGACCAGTTATTCTCCACAAGAAAATTCTCACAACCACAGTTCCCTTCATAGCTCCAACTCACATTCTAACCCCAGCAAGACCTCAGACACA CATCACGAACCGGGTGACGACTGGTCAGAGCACATCAGCTCGTCTGGAAAGAAATACTATTACAACTGCAGGACAGAGGTGTCCCAGTGGGAGAAGCCCAAAGAATGGTTGGAGAG AGAACAGAGGCAAAAAGAGGCAACAAAGACTGCGGTTGTCAACAGTTTCCCCAAAGACAGAGACTACAGAAGGGAGGCTATGCAAGCATCGGCACCCCCTGGCTTCACTGCTGCTA AGTCAGCCCAGGTGGAGAAGCCTACAGCGACCCATGCCACCCAGTCCCACTCATCATCCTCTGGCTCAGGGAGCTTGAACCCCTCATCGGGTCCCCCTGGATCATCTGCCTCCACGGTGCCCGTGTCCCCGGTCCTGCAGTCCCCGGTCCCCCCACTACTCCAGGACCCCACCCTGCTTCGCCAGCTTCTCCCAGCACTTCAGACTGCCCTGCAGCTCAACAACGCTAGCGTGGACATGGCGAAAATCAACGAAG ttctcacagctgctgtcacacaaGCTTCATTACAGTCGATGCTCCATAAGATCCTCACTGCTGGACCATCAGCGTTCAACATCACTACTATCCTCTCTCAAGCTGCTCAACTCTCAAGCCAAG CAGCTCAGCAATCGAACCAGTCGCCCATGTCGTTAACATCGGACGCCTCATCGCCCAGGTCTTATGTGTCTCCGAGGATCAGCACACCACAGACCAACGCTGGTCCCCATAAACCCCTCCTCAGCACGCAGCCTGTCATCTCACAGTCAAAA GTGAGCACGCAAGCGGGGAAGCAGGCGTCTCATTCCCAGCCCACATCCCAACAGTCCCTCTCCATCGACAAGCAGCACAGTCACCACGATGCCACCACGGCCTCCCCGCGCACCCTCCACCGCCAAGG CAGTCAGAGGAGTCCCTCCCCGGGTCCCAACCACGTGTCCTCCAGCAGCAACGCCTCCAACTCTGCCTCCGCTCCCTCCGCCGCTTCAGCATCCCGACCCTCCTGCACTTTCACCCCCGCCCTCGCCGCCCACTTCAACGAGAATCTCATTAAACATGTGCAGGGTTGGCCTGCCGAACACGCAGAGAAGCAG GCATCAAGACTACGTGAAGAGGCTCACACCATGGGAAGCATCTGCATGTCTGAGAACTGCACCGAGCTCAAAAACCTCCGGTCCTTGGTCAGAGTCTGTGAAATACAAGCAACATTGCGTGAGCAGAG GATACTGTTTCTGAGACAGCAAATCAAAGAACTTGAAAAGTTGAAGAATCAGAATTCCTTCATGGTCTGA
- the waca gene encoding WW domain-containing adapter protein with coiled-coil isoform X2, with protein MVMYARKQPRLGDGCDRRDSQPYQALKYSTKSHPGGDHRHEKMRDSSDVTPPCKMLRRSDSPENKHIDSTGHNRAKAVHTHRARDRDGGTSYSPQENSHNHSSLHSSNSHSNPSKTSDTHHEPGDDWSEHISSSGKKYYYNCRTEVSQWEKPKEWLEREQRQKEATKTAVVNSFPKDRDYRREAMQASAPPGFTAAKSAQVEKPTATHATQSHSSSSGSGSLNPSSGPPGSSASTVPVSPVLQSPVPPLLQDPTLLRQLLPALQTALQLNNASVDMAKINEVLTAAVTQASLQSMLHKILTAGPSAFNITTILSQAAQLSSQAQQSNQSPMSLTSDASSPRSYVSPRISTPQTNAGPHKPLLSTQPVISQSKVSTQAGKQASHSQPTSQQSLSIDKQHSHHDATTASPRTLHRQGSQRSPSPGPNHVSSSSNASNSASAPSAASASRPSCTFTPALAAHFNENLIKHVQGWPAEHAEKQASRLREEAHTMGSICMSENCTELKNLRSLVRVCEIQATLREQRILFLRQQIKELEKLKNQNSFMV; from the exons ATGGTAATGTATGCGAGGAAACAACCGAGACTCGGCGATGG GTGCGACCGAAGAGATTCTCAGCCCTATCAG GCTCTCAAATACTCAACCAAGAGCCATCCAGGAGGGGACCACCGGCATGAAAAGATGCGAGACTCGTcagatgtcactcctccctgcaAAATGCTCAGGAGGTCTGACAGccctgaaaacaaacacatcgACAGCACAGGGCACAACAGAGCAAAGGCTGTCCATACGCACCGGGCCAGAGACAGGGATGGAG gGACCAGTTATTCTCCACAAGAAAATTCTCACAACCACAGTTCCCTTCATAGCTCCAACTCACATTCTAACCCCAGCAAGACCTCAGACACA CATCACGAACCGGGTGACGACTGGTCAGAGCACATCAGCTCGTCTGGAAAGAAATACTATTACAACTGCAGGACAGAGGTGTCCCAGTGGGAGAAGCCCAAAGAATGGTTGGAGAG AGAACAGAGGCAAAAAGAGGCAACAAAGACTGCGGTTGTCAACAGTTTCCCCAAAGACAGAGACTACAGAAGGGAGGCTATGCAAGCATCGGCACCCCCTGGCTTCACTGCTGCTA AGTCAGCCCAGGTGGAGAAGCCTACAGCGACCCATGCCACCCAGTCCCACTCATCATCCTCTGGCTCAGGGAGCTTGAACCCCTCATCGGGTCCCCCTGGATCATCTGCCTCCACGGTGCCCGTGTCCCCGGTCCTGCAGTCCCCGGTCCCCCCACTACTCCAGGACCCCACCCTGCTTCGCCAGCTTCTCCCAGCACTTCAGACTGCCCTGCAGCTCAACAACGCTAGCGTGGACATGGCGAAAATCAACGAAG ttctcacagctgctgtcacacaaGCTTCATTACAGTCGATGCTCCATAAGATCCTCACTGCTGGACCATCAGCGTTCAACATCACTACTATCCTCTCTCAAGCTGCTCAACTCTCAAGCCAAG CTCAGCAATCGAACCAGTCGCCCATGTCGTTAACATCGGACGCCTCATCGCCCAGGTCTTATGTGTCTCCGAGGATCAGCACACCACAGACCAACGCTGGTCCCCATAAACCCCTCCTCAGCACGCAGCCTGTCATCTCACAGTCAAAA GTGAGCACGCAAGCGGGGAAGCAGGCGTCTCATTCCCAGCCCACATCCCAACAGTCCCTCTCCATCGACAAGCAGCACAGTCACCACGATGCCACCACGGCCTCCCCGCGCACCCTCCACCGCCAAGG CAGTCAGAGGAGTCCCTCCCCGGGTCCCAACCACGTGTCCTCCAGCAGCAACGCCTCCAACTCTGCCTCCGCTCCCTCCGCCGCTTCAGCATCCCGACCCTCCTGCACTTTCACCCCCGCCCTCGCCGCCCACTTCAACGAGAATCTCATTAAACATGTGCAGGGTTGGCCTGCCGAACACGCAGAGAAGCAG GCATCAAGACTACGTGAAGAGGCTCACACCATGGGAAGCATCTGCATGTCTGAGAACTGCACCGAGCTCAAAAACCTCCGGTCCTTGGTCAGAGTCTGTGAAATACAAGCAACATTGCGTGAGCAGAG GATACTGTTTCTGAGACAGCAAATCAAAGAACTTGAAAAGTTGAAGAATCAGAATTCCTTCATGGTCTGA
- the waca gene encoding WW domain-containing adapter protein with coiled-coil isoform X1, translated as MVMYARKQPRLGDGCDRRDSQPYQALKYSTKSHPGGDHRHEKMRDSSDVTPPCKMLRRSDSPENKHIDSTGHNRAKAVHTHRARDRDGGTSYSPQENSHNHSSLHSSNSHSNPSKTSDTHHEPGDDWSEHISSSGKKYYYNCRTEVSQWEKPKEWLEREQRQKEATKTAVVNSFPKDRDYRREAMQASAPPGFTAAKSAQVEKPTATHATQSHSSSSGSGSLNPSSGPPGSSASTVPVSPVLQSPVPPLLQDPTLLRQLLPALQTALQLNNASVDMAKINEVLTAAVTQASLQSMLHKILTAGPSAFNITTILSQAAQLSSQAAQQSNQSPMSLTSDASSPRSYVSPRISTPQTNAGPHKPLLSTQPVISQSKVSTQAGKQASHSQPTSQQSLSIDKQHSHHDATTASPRTLHRQGSQRSPSPGPNHVSSSSNASNSASAPSAASASRPSCTFTPALAAHFNENLIKHVQGWPAEHAEKQASRLREEAHTMGSICMSENCTELKNLRSLVRVCEIQATLREQRILFLRQQIKELEKLKNQNSFMV; from the exons ATGGTAATGTATGCGAGGAAACAACCGAGACTCGGCGATGG GTGCGACCGAAGAGATTCTCAGCCCTATCAG GCTCTCAAATACTCAACCAAGAGCCATCCAGGAGGGGACCACCGGCATGAAAAGATGCGAGACTCGTcagatgtcactcctccctgcaAAATGCTCAGGAGGTCTGACAGccctgaaaacaaacacatcgACAGCACAGGGCACAACAGAGCAAAGGCTGTCCATACGCACCGGGCCAGAGACAGGGATGGAG gGACCAGTTATTCTCCACAAGAAAATTCTCACAACCACAGTTCCCTTCATAGCTCCAACTCACATTCTAACCCCAGCAAGACCTCAGACACA CATCACGAACCGGGTGACGACTGGTCAGAGCACATCAGCTCGTCTGGAAAGAAATACTATTACAACTGCAGGACAGAGGTGTCCCAGTGGGAGAAGCCCAAAGAATGGTTGGAGAG AGAACAGAGGCAAAAAGAGGCAACAAAGACTGCGGTTGTCAACAGTTTCCCCAAAGACAGAGACTACAGAAGGGAGGCTATGCAAGCATCGGCACCCCCTGGCTTCACTGCTGCTA AGTCAGCCCAGGTGGAGAAGCCTACAGCGACCCATGCCACCCAGTCCCACTCATCATCCTCTGGCTCAGGGAGCTTGAACCCCTCATCGGGTCCCCCTGGATCATCTGCCTCCACGGTGCCCGTGTCCCCGGTCCTGCAGTCCCCGGTCCCCCCACTACTCCAGGACCCCACCCTGCTTCGCCAGCTTCTCCCAGCACTTCAGACTGCCCTGCAGCTCAACAACGCTAGCGTGGACATGGCGAAAATCAACGAAG ttctcacagctgctgtcacacaaGCTTCATTACAGTCGATGCTCCATAAGATCCTCACTGCTGGACCATCAGCGTTCAACATCACTACTATCCTCTCTCAAGCTGCTCAACTCTCAAGCCAAG CAGCTCAGCAATCGAACCAGTCGCCCATGTCGTTAACATCGGACGCCTCATCGCCCAGGTCTTATGTGTCTCCGAGGATCAGCACACCACAGACCAACGCTGGTCCCCATAAACCCCTCCTCAGCACGCAGCCTGTCATCTCACAGTCAAAA GTGAGCACGCAAGCGGGGAAGCAGGCGTCTCATTCCCAGCCCACATCCCAACAGTCCCTCTCCATCGACAAGCAGCACAGTCACCACGATGCCACCACGGCCTCCCCGCGCACCCTCCACCGCCAAGG CAGTCAGAGGAGTCCCTCCCCGGGTCCCAACCACGTGTCCTCCAGCAGCAACGCCTCCAACTCTGCCTCCGCTCCCTCCGCCGCTTCAGCATCCCGACCCTCCTGCACTTTCACCCCCGCCCTCGCCGCCCACTTCAACGAGAATCTCATTAAACATGTGCAGGGTTGGCCTGCCGAACACGCAGAGAAGCAG GCATCAAGACTACGTGAAGAGGCTCACACCATGGGAAGCATCTGCATGTCTGAGAACTGCACCGAGCTCAAAAACCTCCGGTCCTTGGTCAGAGTCTGTGAAATACAAGCAACATTGCGTGAGCAGAG GATACTGTTTCTGAGACAGCAAATCAAAGAACTTGAAAAGTTGAAGAATCAGAATTCCTTCATGGTCTGA